GCGCAGCCCCGTGACCCCGGAGGAAAGGATCATCATGCCCAGGTCGTGGCCCTTGGCCACCACGGCGTTGCGCAGCTCCGGCGTGGCGAGGTCCAGGGCGCAGAGGAGGCCCCGTCCGCGGGGATTCGAGGTGTGCTCGGGGAAGTCGCGCTGGATCTCCTGCAGGCCCTTCAGCAGGCGCGCACCCTGTGTGATGCCATGTTCCAGCAGGTGCTCCTCGCGGATGACTTCGATGATGCGGGTGCCCCGCACCATGTCCACCAGGTTGCCGCCCCAGGTGCTGTTGATGCGGCTGGGCACCTTGAAGACGCTGTCCACTTCATCGAGGCGGCGACCCGCGGCGATGCCGCAGGTCTGGGTCTTCTTGCCGAAGGCGATGATGTCGGGCTGCACATCGAACCACTGGTGTCCCCACCACTTGCCGGTGGCGCCGAAGCCCGTCTGCACCTCGTCGAAGATGAGCAGGAATTCGTGGCGATCCGCCAGTTCGCGCAGCTTTCGCAGGAACTCGCCGCGGAAGTGGTTGTCACCGCCCTCGGCCTGGATGGGCTCGATGATGAGGCAGGCGATGTCATCGGGGTTCTGGGCCACGGCCGCTTCGATGGCGGCGACGGCTTCGGCTTCCGCCGCTTCGACCTTGGCCAGATCCATGGGGAAGGTCAGCTTGGGGTTGGGGATGCGGGGCCAGGGGAATTTTGGGAAGTACTGGTATTTGCGGGGGTCGGCCGTGTTGGTCAGGCTCAGGGTGTAGCCGCTGCGGCCATGGAAGGCCTCGCGGAAATGAATGACCTGCGAACCCTTCTCACCCTTGCCCGCCGCCAGGTTCTTGCGCACCTTCCAGTCGAAGGCCGCCTTCAGGGCGTTCTCCACGGCCAGGGCGCCGCCATCCACCCAGAAGAGGTGGGGCAGGTAGTCGGGGGTCACGTGGGTGCCGAAGGCCTCCACCCACTCGGCGAAGGCCGTGGTGTAGATGTCTGAGTTGGCGGGCTTGTTGACGGCGATCTCGCCCAGGCGTTGCACGAAGGCGGCCTCCCGCAGCCGCGGGTGGTTGTGCCCCAGGGGGGCCGTGGCGAAGAAGGTGTAGAAGTCGAGGTACTTCCGGCCGTCGCGGGCATCGACAATCCACGAGCCATGGGACTTCTCCAAATCCATCACCAAGTGGAAGCCATCCACCAGCATATGGCGGCCAAGGGTGTCGAAAACGGACATCGGATCGATGTTGGGACAAACCATGTTTGAACCTCGGGAATGCCGGCCAGTGTATGGTTGGAATGAAAAGGGAGGCAGGCATGATTCCCTGGATTTCGGTTCAGGACGCGCCTTTGGACGCGATGGGTTTACGAAGTGTCATGGAAGACCCCCATGCCGGGGCCCTGGTCCTCTTCGAGGGCCGGGCCCGCGACCACCACGAAGGTCGTCCCGTGCTGCAACTGGCCTACGAGGCCTATGCGCCCATGGCCGAGAAAGAACTGGGCCTCCTGCGGGAGAAAGCCATCGAGCGCTATGGCCTCACCCGCTGCGCCGTCCACCACCGCATCGGCGTGGTGCCTCTCACAGAGGCCGCCGTCATCGTCGCCACCAGCAGCGCGCACCGCGCCGAGAGCTTCCAGGCCGCCGCCTGGATCATGGATGAGATCAAGCAGCGCGTGCCCATCTGGAAGCGCGAGCGCTACAGGGATGGGAGCGAGAGCTGGGTGGAGTGCACGCACCGCTTCCAGATGTGAGAAGCAGCGTTCCGGGGCGGCTCTCCGGGGTCAGAAGCTATAGCGGGCTTGCAGGGCCAGGACCTGAATGCGGTTCCGGTAGGTTCCAGAGACATTGCCGCGGAAGAAATCCGGGGTGCCGGGGCTACCAGCCTTCAGATTCAGGGTCGAATCCTTCACGAGAATGTGGCTGTAGCTCAAATCCAGGCCCAAGGCGCGATTGAAGGCGTAGCCAAGGCCGCCGCTGATCCAGGTGCGGTCTGCATCGGGGATGCGCGGGGTGCGGTAGCTGTCCGAGGTGGCCGCCTGGTCCTTGGCGAGCCCTGCGCGGAAGGTCCAGGTGGCGTTCGGCTTCCAGGTGGTGCCCAGGGCCTTGAACCAGGTGTTCTTCCATTTCTCCTCGGTGACGGACGTGCTCTGTCCCGAGGCGAACTCGATGCGGATGTCCTGGAAGCAGTTCCAGAAGGTTTGTGCCGCCTCCGCCTGGAGGGTCAGGCCGGGCGCGGCTTCCCAGGCGATGCCCAGGGAGGCGGTGGCGGGCTGGTTGGCCCGGGGGCTGCTTCCACCGTCCGGGAACGCGGCCTTCAGGGCGGTGGGCACCCCTTCGTAGCGCACCTCACCCTGCAGGGCGAAGTCGAGGCGGGAGTGATAGGCCGCGCCGAGGCGCACTTGCTGTGTGGGTTCAAAGAGGACGCCCAGTTTGTAGCCATATTTCCACTGATGCCCAGTCACTTTCGCGGTGCCATCCTGGGCCCCCGGAACGGAGCCGGGGACATGCAGGGCGGCGCCGACCGCACCGAAGTCGACGGCATTGGTCAGCTCGGCATCCACGTACCGGGCCACCAGGGCGGCGCCCACGGACCAGTGGGAATCCAGGCGCCAGGCCACATTGGGGGCGATCTCCACGACCTTGATCTGGGATTTGACTGCGTGGTAGCGGCCGATCCAGTTGGCCTCATATTCGCTGCCGAGGCCGAAGGGGCTGTTCACGGACAGGCCCAGCTTGAGATCAGGGCTCGCGCTCCATAGTGCGTAGGCCACCGGGAGGATGGCGGAACGGCCTGCATCGCCTCCGGCTGAACCGGAGACCGGGGTAGCGCCCAGGAGTGTGGCGCGAGAGGCCTGGCCGCTTTCCAGGCGCGCCGAGGGCTGGATGCTGCTGAATCCAAGCACGGCCTGATTTCCCTCGAAGCGGGTGAGGGTGGCCACATTGAAGAACATGCTGCCGATGTCGGTGCCCCCGGCGCTGATGCCGGCGAAGGCGTTGCCCTGGGCACTGGGGCTTTGTTCCCGCAATTGGAAGCCTGAGCCCATCAGTGTTCCAGTGGCGGAGCCCACGAGCAGGAGGGACAGGAGGGCGCGGGACGGTTGAAGGGCGCGGGGCATGGATTCTCCAGGGCCAGGGCAGGACAGGGAACGGCTGGGCCGCTCCAGGCAACGGGGTGGGTGTGACACCCCTTGTAGCGAGGCACTTCTGTACCCGCGAACGGCCAGTATCCCGAAATTTCAACAGATACGTAAGCAGGGATCTGTGGGGATCAAGAGCCGCTTCTCCATTGCAGTGTTGATTTTCGTAAAAAATTCGCCATACTTGGATCCCCTCTGGAGGTGCTGGTGCTGGCGATGTGGGTTCCCGAACTGCCGTTCCAGCTGGCCTGTGGCCGGGACGGGGCGTTACGGGACCGGCCCCTGGCCTTCCTGAATCCGGAGAGCCCCCGCAACCCCAGCCTCTGGTTCGTGAACCGCCTGGGCCGGGCTGAGGGCTTGGCCCCGGGCACGCCCATGGATCAGGCCCTGCGAGCAGTGCCGGGGCTGCGGGTGCTGGACCCGGCGCCGCAGATCTGGTGGGAGGCCCAGGGCAGCCTCGGCGACTTCCTTCAGCACTGGACGCCCCAGGGGCAGTTGGGGCGCCTGGGCGAGGCCCTCGTGGAGCTCCAAGGCACCCAGCGGATTTTCGGCCCCCTGGCAGACACTGCGGAGCGCATGCGCCGCGAGTTGAATGTCCAGCATGGATGGACCAGCCACGGAGGCCTGTCCCTCAGCGCCACCGCGGCCCAGATCGCAGCCCGCACCGAACATCATCTGGAACTGGTCACCGAGGGGGCTGAGGCCGCCTTCCTGGCCCCCCAGTCCCTGCGGCGCCTGCCGGATCTGGCGCCTCGCCTGCATGACCGTTTCCACCGCCTGGGATTGAGGCGTTTTGAAGACCTGCAGCCGGTGCCCCTGCCGGTGTTGGCAGAACTGACGAATCCGAAGCTGGCGCCGGATCTGCGGGCCCGGGTGCGCGGGGAGGATCGGCCCCGGCTGCCCCTGCTCACGGAGCGCCCCGGCCATGTGCGCCACAGCTGGCGCCTGCAGCCGCCCCGCCTGCCGGAGGAGGTGCCCCTGGCGGCCCATTGCCTGGACTGGCTCTGGTCCGATCCGCGACATCCCCGGAAGCTGGTGCTGCGCTGGTGGGATGTGGATGGCGAGCCCCACGGCTGGCGGGCGGGGGCGGAGGATCTCACGGCTCCGGCCCTGGTTCTGGCCCGCCGCATCCAGCAGGCCTTCCTGGCCGGGGCCACCCGACGCCTCCTGGTGCGCGAAGTGGAACTGCGGCTGGCCTGGGGCCTGGGCCGGGAGCGGAGCCTCTTCCAGGATCCCCTCCAGCAGCGGCTTGACCGTCTCGAGCCCGCGCTGGCCCGCCTCCGCCGCCGCTTTCCGGACAGGGCCGTTCTGCCTGGGTGGGTGGGGCAGGGAGCCTGAGCCATGTTCGCCCTGGGCATTTCCGATTTCAGTGTGGGGGAGGGCGTCTACCCGGCGGCCCAGCTGCTGCGGGTGGCCCGGGGGCTGGGCTACCGCGACCTGGTGTGCTGGGACCAGAGCCTGGCGGGCTATCCGAAGCTGCGGGACACCCTGGAGTGGATCCACAAATCCCGTGAACTGGAAGGCCTGCCGCCGGATCCCCAGTGGACGGGTTTCCGCCTGCACGTGGGCAGCCGCTTCACCTGGCGGGGCCATGCCTGCGGGGCCTTGCCCCACAGCGATGCGGGCTATGCCGCGCTGAACCGCCTGCTCTCGGCCCAGGCCCACGATGCGGCGCCAGGGCCCGACATTCCGGATCTGGGTGCGCCGGAACCCCCTCGGGATTGTGTCCTGCTGGCGGAGGATCTGGCGGGCCTCGACGCGCTGCTGCGCGAGGGCCTCTACGCCGCGCTGCTGGCCCATCCCTGCCGCGCCCAGGAGGTCCGGAAGGCCCTGGCCGCGGGGCTTCCCGTGGTGGCGCCCCAGGTGCTGCGCTTCCGCACGGCGGAGGGGCTGGAGATGCACCGGCTCAAGCGGGCCATCGACCGGC
This sequence is a window from Geothrix sp. PMB-07. Protein-coding genes within it:
- a CDS encoding OmpP1/FadL family transporter — protein: MPRALQPSRALLSLLLVGSATGTLMGSGFQLREQSPSAQGNAFAGISAGGTDIGSMFFNVATLTRFEGNQAVLGFSSIQPSARLESGQASRATLLGATPVSGSAGGDAGRSAILPVAYALWSASPDLKLGLSVNSPFGLGSEYEANWIGRYHAVKSQIKVVEIAPNVAWRLDSHWSVGAALVARYVDAELTNAVDFGAVGAALHVPGSVPGAQDGTAKVTGHQWKYGYKLGVLFEPTQQVRLGAAYHSRLDFALQGEVRYEGVPTALKAAFPDGGSSPRANQPATASLGIAWEAAPGLTLQAEAAQTFWNCFQDIRIEFASGQSTSVTEEKWKNTWFKALGTTWKPNATWTFRAGLAKDQAATSDSYRTPRIPDADRTWISGGLGYAFNRALGLDLSYSHILVKDSTLNLKAGSPGTPDFFRGNVSGTYRNRIQVLALQARYSF
- the lat gene encoding L-lysine 6-transaminase, with the translated sequence MVCPNIDPMSVFDTLGRHMLVDGFHLVMDLEKSHGSWIVDARDGRKYLDFYTFFATAPLGHNHPRLREAAFVQRLGEIAVNKPANSDIYTTAFAEWVEAFGTHVTPDYLPHLFWVDGGALAVENALKAAFDWKVRKNLAAGKGEKGSQVIHFREAFHGRSGYTLSLTNTADPRKYQYFPKFPWPRIPNPKLTFPMDLAKVEAAEAEAVAAIEAAVAQNPDDIACLIIEPIQAEGGDNHFRGEFLRKLRELADRHEFLLIFDEVQTGFGATGKWWGHQWFDVQPDIIAFGKKTQTCGIAAGRRLDEVDSVFKVPSRINSTWGGNLVDMVRGTRIIEVIREEHLLEHGITQGARLLKGLQEIQRDFPEHTSNPRGRGLLCALDLATPELRNAVVAKGHDLGMMILSSGVTGLRFRPAMNLRTEDLDLGVELLHKAVSEVTATSPTLVG
- a CDS encoding molybdenum cofactor biosynthesis protein MoaE: MEDPHAGALVLFEGRARDHHEGRPVLQLAYEAYAPMAEKELGLLREKAIERYGLTRCAVHHRIGVVPLTEAAVIVATSSAHRAESFQAAAWIMDEIKQRVPIWKRERYRDGSESWVECTHRFQM